GCGCCGGCAGCGTTGGGGTCTATGTCGCCAACGAGGCGATCGCCCATAGCGGTTTGGATTGGGAAAACGTCGACAAGTCGCGAGTCGGGATCTACGTCGGCGTGACGGAACACGGCAACGTCGAAACCGAAAACGAAATCTACGTCATCAAAGGCTTTGATTACGACACCAGTTGCTGGTCGCACCACCACAACCCTCGAACGGTCGCCAATAACCCGGCGGGCGAGATCTCGCTGAATCTTGGGGTGACGGGACCCCATTACACCATCGGGGCCGCCTGTGCCGCAGGAAATGCGGGTCTGATCCAAGGCGCTCAGATGTTGCGGCTCAATGAGTGCGACGTGGCGATTGCGGGCGGGACCAGCGAAAGCATCCATACATTTGGCATCTTCGCCAGCTTCAATAGCCAAAATGCATTGGCTACCCACGAGGACCCCACCAAGGCATCTCGCCCGTTCGACATGGATCGCAACGGAATCGTGGTTGCCGAAGGCGGCTGTTTGTACACGCTTGAGCGGCTCAGTGATGCCAAGGCCCGCGGAGCCGAGATTTATGGCGAGTTGGTGGGGTACGCGATCAACACCGACGCGACCGACTTTGTCTTGCCCAACCCCGAGCGACAAGCTCAATGCGTCGAGATGGCGCTGAAACGAGCCGGGTTGGACGCCGAGCAGATCGATATCGTCAGCACCCATGCCACCGGAACGAGCAGTGGCGATGCCCAAGAATGCAAAGCGCTTCGCAGCATTTTCGGGAATTGCAGCACGGTTCGATTCAACAACACAAAAAGTTATATTGGGCATGCGATGGGAGCTGCCGGTGCCCTGGAACTTGCCGGCAACTTATCATCCTTCCGTGATCGCGTGGTTCATCCCACGATCAATGTCGATAAACTGGACCCGGACTGTGATCTCAATGGCCTCGTGATCAACGAGCCTCAAGAGGTGCCTCAGGTCGACTACGTGCTGAACAATTCCTTTGGCATGCTGGGGATCAACTCGGTCGTGATCATCGGTCGAGTTTAGTTCGCGTAGCTTCTTTGCAAAAAACTCTGTTTCCTATTCCTCCAATTCCAAAAACAAATGACCCCTGCTGAAATCCGTGACGAGATCCTCGATATTCTTGAAGACATCTCGCCCGATGATGATTTGGAAAATCTTGATGATGCAAAACCATTCCGCGAGCAGTTGGAATTGGACAGCATGGATTTCTTGGACATTGTGATGGAGCTTCGTAAGCGTCATCGCGTCCAGATTCCTGAGGAAGACTACGGGAACCTCGCCAGCATGAATTCGACCGTCAGCTATCTCGAACCGAAGATGAAAGACATCGTCAAGTCTTAGTTCGTTAGGGCTTCGCGGTCGATCGCGGTATTTCACGCGGTGCGTTTTGTATCGCACTCTTACGCCAACGTTATTCGCCAGCAGTTAAGTTCACCCTTTGTACGATACGATCATCATCGGCGCGGGAATGAGTGGGCTTGCCGCCGGCATCCGCTTGGCCCACTTCGATCAACGCGTCTGCATTCTCGAGCGGCATTACACCATCGGTGGACTCAATTCGTTCTACCGCATGGGCGGTCGCGATTACGATGTCGGCTTGCATGCGATGACCAATTTCGCACGCAAAGGCGACAAAAAAGGGCCGCTGGCTAAGTTGATCCGCCAGCTTCGATTTCGTTGGGAAGATTTCAAGCTGGCCGAGCAGAACGGATCCTCGATCCGCTTCCCCGACATGTCGCTTGATTTTGATAACGACATCGCTCAGCTCGAAAACGAGATTGCCGAAAAATTCCCAGGCCAAATCGATGGCTTCCGATCGCTCTGTGCCGCGTTGTTGGATTACAGCGACATGGACGGCGACGACCCTAGTTTCATGCGGTCCGCTCGCGAGGTGATGGCAACCCATTTGTCCGATCCCCTGCTGATCGAAATGTTGCTCTGTCCGTTGATGTGGTACGGCAACGCTCGCGAAAACGATATGGATTTTGGTCAGTTCTGTATCATGTTCAGGGCCTGCTATTTGGAAGGCTTTGGGCGTCCCTACAAAGGGGTGCGTTTGATCCTGAAGAATCTGGTCCGCAAGTTTCGCGGACTTGGCGGGGAACTAAAACTGCGCAGCGGTGTGTCGAAAATTCACGTCGACAACGGTCGCGCGGTCGGCGTTGTACTCGATGACGGCACGGTCATCGAAGGCAAGCGAATTTTGTCATCCGCAGGCAACATTGAAACGTTGCGGATGTGCGATGATATCAGCGAAGTCGATGTCGCACGTGCTGGTAAATTATCGTTCATCGAATCGATTTCAGTATTGGACAAACTTCCCAAAGAGATTGGTTTTGATCGCACGATCGTGTTCTACAACGACAGCGATCGATTCCACTGGGAACGCCCCGAAGATCGTTTGTGTGACGTTCGCACCGGCGTGATTTGTTCGCCGAATAATTACGTCTACGATGCGGAGGAAGGCGAACTGCCTGAAGGGGTGATTCGCATCACGACACTGGCCAACCATGATCATTGGTGTGCATTGCCCGAGGCGAAGTACCGAGCCGAGAAGGTGATTCAGTATGATGCCGCGATCGAATCGGCGGTCCGTTTCATGCCTGATTTCCGTCGTCACGTTGTCGATACCGACGTCTTCACCCCCAAGACGATTCGCCGCTTCACGTGGCACGACAACGGCGCTGTTTACGGCGCTCCCGACAAGCAACTTGACGGCACGACTCATCTACCCAACGTCTTTTTGTGCGGCACCGATCAAGGCTTTGTCGGCATCGTCGGCGCGATCGTCAGCGGCATCAGCATGGCCAATCGCCACTGCCTGCAAGTCTAGCGGCGAGGTCACTCGCGTCCGCTGCCACTTCTCCCAAAACGCAGTTTGGGAGAGGTCGAGCCGAGCCTTCAGCGACGCTCAGGGGAGGGCTTGTCTCGGGCTCACTCGCACGTTGCTATCTTGCTGGTCATTCACTTGCGGCATCGCTTGCTTGGTCGGCCCTCACCCGGACGAGGCCTTTTGAGGCCCGCCCGACCTCTCCCCAGCTTCGCTCGGGAGAGGTGGCTTGCTGCGTGTTACCTCTCCCAAACGCAGTTTGGGAGAGGTCGAGCAGAGCCTTCAGCGATGCTCGGGTGAGGGCTTGTCTCAGGCTCACTCGCACGTTGCTATCTCGCTGGACATTCGGTTGCAGCATCGCTTGCTCGGTCGGCCCTCACCCGGACGAGGCCTTTTGTGGCCCGTCCGGCCTCTCCCTAGCTTCGCTCGGGAGAGGTGGTTTGCTGCGTGTTACCTCTCCCGAACGCAGTTTGGGAGAGGTCGAGCAGAGCCTTCAGCGATGCTCGGGTGAGGGCTTGTCTCGGGCTCACTCGCACGTTGCTATCTTGCTGGTCATTCACTTGCGGCATCGCTTGCTCGGCCGGCCCTCACCCGGACGAGGCCTTGAATTCCCGTCCGGCCTCTCCCTAGCTTCGCTCAGGAGAGGTGACTTGCTGCGTGTTGCCTCTGCCAAAATGCAGTTTAGGGAGAGGTGCCGGCGTTAGCGGTCCGAGTAGACCATCGTGCTCTCTTCCTTGGTCACAGGCACCGCGGATTGGTCGCTGGTCACGATCGCTTTGACGATGTGAGTGCCTTCGGCGGCACCGCGGACGCGGACGCGATAAACCAATTCGCTGTTGGCGGCGAGCAGCGGTTTGGGAGCAAAGAAGATTCCGCCACGGCCATCCTCTTGGGCTTCGCCGTCCGACGCGATTCGTTCGATGCCAGGAGGCAGTTGCAGCTGGACTCGGACGTTGCTGTCGTCACGTGAGCCACTGTTTTTAACTCGAATTTCGTAAATCGATTCACCGCCCACTTCGATTGGGTCCGCTGAATCCGTGATCTGGAATGTCATCTCAGCAAGCGATTCGACGACCACCGAGCTTTCGCTCTTGGCGATCACGCCCAGATCGGCTCGGGCATCCAGAACGATTTTGCGATTGCCCTCTTCGACGGGTAACAACGTCAATGGAACCTTGCCTCGTCCGCCCTTGGGCAAACTTTCCAAGTACCAAGACACCGCGTGTTGTGAAGGATCGTATTGGCCTTCGAAGTCGGTGCTGACGAACGTGAACCCACGATCAAGCTGAGCTTTGATTTCGACGTGAGTCGCATCGGCCGTGCCGTTGTTGACGATTTCGAGTTGATAGGTCGCGGGGCGTTCCAAGAAACGGCGAGCCGGACCGGCAAGCGCGACTTGAATCTCCGGAGCAATGACCTCAACATCCACAGTGTGTTCGGTGGTCAAGCCGTCATCGGCAACCAAGCGAATCGTGTTTTGGATCATCCCAGGGGCAACCGCTCGCATTCGCAACACTTGGTGACGCGTTTCGCCCGGCGCCAATTCGCCCAGTAAGTTGTCGAGTTGTTTGCCTTTGGGGTGTTCCAATCCATCGGGAACGTCTTCTTGAACGACGACGCCGGTGGCCGCTCCGGTTCCCGGGTTGGATACTTCGACTTCGATTTCAAGTTGTTGGCCGATCAGCACCTGCTCAGGGGCATGTTGGACGACTTTTAGTTCGGGGCGAGTGCTCATCGTTCGCACCGAAGCAGCCGCTTCGAACGTGACGCGAGCGACACTGCCGAGTTCGCCTTCTTGTTCGGGGACCAATTGCATCGTTACGGTGCGTTCGTCGCCAGCTGGCATCGCACCGAGTTCCCAGACGAGGATTTCGCCTTGTTGCTGCGGAGCGGGCGATGCATCAATCATTCGCATGCCTTGCGGGACGCGATCATGAACTTGAACGTCGAGTGCTTCGACCGAGCCGACGTTCTGGACGTGAATGACAAACGATGCCGGCTTGCCGACTTTGACTTCACTCGGAGCTCGTTTTTGGATCACGATGCTCGGGGACTGAATGCCTTCGAGTCGACGGTCGCCGGGCGAGGCAAGCGTTTCCGCTGGATTGACACGGACGGGTTGGGCCGCGATCGGGGCGTCAAATTGTTGAGGGGCCGGTGCGGGAGCCGCTTGGTTCACCATCCCTGGCTGCAGCGTTCGCGAGGCGATTCGCTCGTTGCCGAGGTTGCCGTCGTTGTTGTAGGAGGGCGTTGCAGAGGGATACGATTGCGGAGCCGGCATCGCGTCGGCCGCAGCACTGTTGCCAGCCGGCCCGTAATTGCCAGCCGCAGTATCGTTGGGGGCAGGTCCGTAGTTATCCGCAGGCCCGTAATTGGCAGCGGGACCATCGTTGGCAGCAGGTTCGTAATTCCCCGCAGGCTCGTTGTTCCCCGCAGGAACGTTGTTCATCGAGGAGCCGTAGTTGTCCGCGGCACCATACGTGTCGGTCGGTCCGTACGATCCGGCCGCACCGTAGGGGGCAGCCGCACCGTTAGAGGCGGATGGGGCACTGGCGACCGAGGGTTCATTGCCGGTAAGCGAACCAGCGGGGCCTGCGTTGGCTTGAGCGGCAGCGTCAAACGAACCAGACGGCTGCGGGGTCGAGGCTGCAGCGGGTGACATCGTTTGTGCAGCAAAACCAGGCTGCCCGTAATCGTCTTGTGGGCCGAGCTCAGCACTCGCAGCTTGTTTGTCTTCGGCACCCGATTGGGCTGGCATCGCTGCGCCGCCGTCGTAGGCCATTGCCGATGCGTCGCCGCGTAGCGAATTGTCACCGCGGAGCATGTTGCTTGGTTCTTCGGAGGCTGAGGATGGATTGGCAAAGCTTGGTGATTCCTCGGCAGATGCCATCATCGATGCGGAAGTCGGCAACCCCATCGTTGCGGCTGCGTCGCCACTTGCTTCGGGACCGCGAGTGTCAGCGTCAGGGGTTGGGACATCCATCGACATCACGGCGTCGTTGGGCATGGCGGTGTCTGCGGGAGCCGATTCGTTGATCCCCATCACCGCAGCGGGCAATCCCCAGCCTTGGTTGTTCGGCGTGGCCATCGGCTCGTCCGCCGCACCAGCTTCCGGTGTCTGCAGTGCCGCAGCATCGAACGAAGGGGCGTCAAGCGATGACGCATCAAACGCGGGAGCATCGAAAGCGGGGCCAGCGTCAGCACTCGCACCTAGCGAATCAGGCAGTGGCATCGAGTTGGCGGGGCCGTTGGTCGGTTCGGTGTATTGGACTTGCGCCACCCCGCCGTAGTTCGCAGCGATATCGGACGCTGCGGGTTGGCGGATGGGAGCGGCTTCGTCGAAGGAGCCATCGACTTTGCCTAGAGGGCCTTCGGGCATGCCTGCGAGTAGCGGGGTGGGGCCGGCGGCGGGGTCGGTCGTTTCGCTGTCGACGCTGGTTTCGGCATCGACACCCACGATCGGAGCGGGCAATTGGCCGGGGGCTGCTGCGGCGGCCAAGTTCCAGTCGGATTCGTGGCGATCGCTACGGTCTTTTTGGGCTTGCGCTGCTGCTAGAGCTCCGAGCAAAATCGTAATCGCACCAGCGGCAAGTCGTACGCCAAATGGTTTCATGGGTCGCAATCCTTCGCGAGAAAACTAGCCAAATCTTTTGGCCTCTAACCTATCGTTAGCAAATTTATGAAGGCTAGCGGAAGAGCAAAACCGAAAAAACGCGGAGGATTACGCCACCGGAGCACCCGAGTTTTGACTCATTCGCTTCGCCGCCACCAAGTCGTGAAACTGATGACGCAGGTTTTTCAACCAGAAAGCAAGGTACACGTTGCCAACAATCGAAATCAGTAGCAAGCCGTTGAACAGAGGTTGAGCCGCGACTGTTTTGGCGGGCGCCGGGCCGCGTGAGTACGCGTCTCGCTCGGCTGCCAACGCGGCCTCACGAGCGTCCGCTTCGCTGTAGCGGCGCTCGAGGTCCGATGGCGAACGGACGTTTTCGGCGTTATTGCGATCTTGTGACGTGTACGTTTGACCCGATGTGGATCCACCAGGGGCACTCGAGTTTCGCGGTGCAGCGTTTCCACCCGCAGTATTTGCATTCGTGTCGTAACCAGCGGGCCCGCGCGGAGGCGGCGCTGGGTTGCCAGCGGATTGGTCGGCTAGCCGAGTCGTGTTGGTGTATTGGTTGGGAATGATGCGGCCATAGCTGTCCAGCAGATTGCCGTCGCGGTCGATGGGGCGTCCATACGCGTCATAGCTCCATCCGTTCGGTGGCAGCTTGGCTGCGTCGCTACTCGATAGACGAGGGTCGGTATAGGTATTGCCGATCGCCGAAGCGGCGGTGCCATCATTTGAAAACGATTGCCCATACGTGCGGCCGCTCGGGTCACCGGCACCGGTATTGGCAAAATTGCTGCTCTGCCCTGGCGCCGACAATGGCGTCGATTGACCGTAGGGATAGGCAGGGGGTGTTTGCGTGTTCGAGGACGGGGGCGGATTGGATTGTGCTCGGGCCGCCTGTGCTCGTTCGTACTGCTCGCGTTCGTAAAGCTGTCGCTGATAGGCAGCTTGCTGCTCTTGAGCCAGTTTTTCCTGTGCGGCCCTTTCCTGCGCGGCACGTTCTTGAGCGGCCCGCTGCTGAGCGGCGGTGTCGTCGGCGGTACGCCGTGTGGTGTTCAGCGCGTCGGGGACTCGCCCAAACGTCGCCGTCGTGCCTAGTCCTGAGGTGGATGTGTTGGTCGTCGGCATTGGGGTCAGTGGCGAGTTGCCCGTTCGGTTGTCGCTTGCTGGACTGCCGACTGGGTCTGTTGACGGACCACCTGCCATGTTCGTTTGGGAACGCAAGTTCATCTGGTTCAAGTCTTGCCAATCTTTGTCGCGATCACGCACCATTTCACGAGTGTTCGTCGGATCCGTCGAAGGGCCGGACGCCAACGAACGATTGTTAGCGGTCGATGGATCGGATCCGGTGAACGAAGGAATCTCTGATCGATTCGCGTCGGGCGTTCCCGACGCGTTCGCAGCGGCGTTGTTTGATCCATTGGTGGCGGTGAAATCAAAGCCATTGCGAAGCGCGTTGGCGGCACGGTCAGCCATCCCCGCCGCGGTTTCTTCGGCCTTTTGCGCGGCACGGTTCATCGCAGCATCAAGTTCTCCGCGGGTGCGATTTCCAAGGTCTTGGGCGGCGTCGCTTAAGCCATCACGGACATTGGCAGCGGTGTTTCCGGCTGCCTCTTGTAGTGATTGGGGGATCGCGGAGGCAGGGAAAGAGAATCCCGAACCTGCGCCGGGCGAGCTGGCGTCGGGCTTCATCATCGCTTCCGCTTGAGCGGTGCTGCCGGCCGGGATCCCAGCCAATTTGTTTTGCGCACCGTGGAAACCAGGAATCGGCTGCACCGGTGAATCCGCTGTCATTTGCGGAATCGGAATCGGTTGTTCGTCGTTGGCGTCAAAGGCGTTGACGTTGCGATCACGCCGCGTCTGGGTTTCCACGATCGCAGAATTGGTCCCCCCGCTGTTGGGCACCGGAACTTCGTGGCGGAGTTGTGAGATTGCTGCCGGAGTTTCTCGCGGCAAACGCTGGTTGCCCACGCGAATCACGACGCGACTGACATGCCCTTGAACCTGAGGGTCGATGACGCTGGTCACTTCACCCGATTCCTGCAGTCGATCGATCTGATCGGCTGGGACTTGGATGATGTACTCGACACCTCCACCACCATCGGGT
The window above is part of the Novipirellula caenicola genome. Proteins encoded here:
- a CDS encoding beta-ketoacyl-[acyl-carrier-protein] synthase family protein, whose amino-acid sequence is MIAPNRASQLPDDQRIVITGIGLTAPNGNDWTSFRQSLLEKRSGVQPYEIRYFGKTLAGICDFDTKRYQSKKDVRRGTRAGSVGVYVANEAIAHSGLDWENVDKSRVGIYVGVTEHGNVETENEIYVIKGFDYDTSCWSHHHNPRTVANNPAGEISLNLGVTGPHYTIGAACAAGNAGLIQGAQMLRLNECDVAIAGGTSESIHTFGIFASFNSQNALATHEDPTKASRPFDMDRNGIVVAEGGCLYTLERLSDAKARGAEIYGELVGYAINTDATDFVLPNPERQAQCVEMALKRAGLDAEQIDIVSTHATGTSSGDAQECKALRSIFGNCSTVRFNNTKSYIGHAMGAAGALELAGNLSSFRDRVVHPTINVDKLDPDCDLNGLVINEPQEVPQVDYVLNNSFGMLGINSVVIIGRV
- a CDS encoding acyl carrier protein translates to MTPAEIRDEILDILEDISPDDDLENLDDAKPFREQLELDSMDFLDIVMELRKRHRVQIPEEDYGNLASMNSTVSYLEPKMKDIVKS
- a CDS encoding NAD(P)/FAD-dependent oxidoreductase, coding for MYDTIIIGAGMSGLAAGIRLAHFDQRVCILERHYTIGGLNSFYRMGGRDYDVGLHAMTNFARKGDKKGPLAKLIRQLRFRWEDFKLAEQNGSSIRFPDMSLDFDNDIAQLENEIAEKFPGQIDGFRSLCAALLDYSDMDGDDPSFMRSAREVMATHLSDPLLIEMLLCPLMWYGNARENDMDFGQFCIMFRACYLEGFGRPYKGVRLILKNLVRKFRGLGGELKLRSGVSKIHVDNGRAVGVVLDDGTVIEGKRILSSAGNIETLRMCDDISEVDVARAGKLSFIESISVLDKLPKEIGFDRTIVFYNDSDRFHWERPEDRLCDVRTGVICSPNNYVYDAEEGELPEGVIRITTLANHDHWCALPEAKYRAEKVIQYDAAIESAVRFMPDFRRHVVDTDVFTPKTIRRFTWHDNGAVYGAPDKQLDGTTHLPNVFLCGTDQGFVGIVGAIVSGISMANRHCLQV